The nucleotide sequence GGTCAGATGAGTTCGGTGCATTCAGACATACTACACTTATACAGGAATCGAAGAATTGGCTTTTGCCAATGTTGCAGGATTTCCTCTTTTTCTTGATAGATTTGATTCCCCAAGAGCAATGCTTGTTGATGAGAAAAGAATGGAAGAGAGCAGTCATGCATACATTGAGTTTATATCATTTATTTCTGCCTCATGCTCTGGTTTGTAATGGCTGGATGACTTGAATGTTAATGTTTTGTTTGGATTACGTGATCTTATTTAGTTAAAAGATTATTGACGATTCGAtatggaagaaaaagaaaaaacaatcatCCACACATGAGGTGCATCCGCATGGCCTTTCACTTTTTGGGGTTATTTGACTGCTTTCGAGAAAATTTGAAGCGCCGGTCAGAAGGCTTGTGGATATTTCTCTGCGGGTGTCACTCGGAATTAACTACTAagtaaaaatatatcataaaaaatGTTCTTGAATATTATAATGTGTAGATCTTAAAGCAAATAAGATCTATTAGATATTGTAAGGATAAAAATAATGGAAGAAAATAATGAAAATCTATCATTCTGAGTTAACTACTAAGTAGAATTTTATCAtcgatatattataaaaaatgtttGTAGACCTCAAAGCCAATCGGATTTATCAAACATTGGAAGGATAGAAATAATGGTCAagatggatgaaagtggtgatcaaaatacttaagttaaaattaataattttatatcattatattcttataaattaatcttaGTATTGTCCATTTCTAATATAGGACCAATCCATGTATTATAGGTGTAGCTTTTGGATCGgacaataattaataaaataaataattttttgaataaTATAAAAAAGTATGTACATCTAGACTCTGATGTTcttagcattaaatttttttatataacaaaAAGTTAATTATAATTTTCATGCTTACAATTAATATCGCATATTttgaaatcaaaataacttagatCATAATAAAATTTTAGACTTATTTATGTGATTAGATTTAttcatcttttaaattattattttaatcttggattgatattatttttaaataaatctatGATGTATTTTGTCTAATCTCTAAATCTATTCCTCCATGCTTCTCACCTACTTAATTACTGATGATATAACGGAGTAGAACCATGATAAAAGTATGTTGCTTGTACTTGTTCGATGGGCTACAGTTGGCAACAGTACTATTGCGAGTGATGGCCTTCTTTGGTTGTCGATCCAATTGTGGATATCAATTGCGTAGACGGTAGTGTTACTACATGCAATGACGACTACTTGTGTTCAGCAACCCAATATGACAACCTATCTTGGTAGTCAATGCTGCATACGTAGCAATGCCATTGCATGCGATAACACAACAAGGCAACAACTATATTGGTTGCTGACTTTGATCGATGATTATAGTGATGTATCTACGACAACGTTAGTTGGCCACGATCAGTGTTGAAAAGATGCTGGAGGTTGGGGTCACCAATCGACCATGGACACATGTGCAGTTGATGAGAACTTGCGCATCAGTGATAGCCATGTGTGTGAGAATGACTACACATAAGCACGATGAAACGCCATGACGATTATATAGGTTGTTAGTTATAGAGGGAGTTCGAGTTGTGGTGCGCAAGTGGTAGATGGCTATgacaactaaaaaaaaaaaaggattaagtTTTTTTTACCCAATAAAGGATTAAGTTTTTAATTTCAGTTAGAGTCATTTGATAGTTTTACCctttataaatcaaatatttttaatatcccaaaaaatatatttttttaaaattaaatatttttttatttatatccaaCTACAAAATTGACCAATTTGACCTACCTTAATCAAATTTTAATCAAAGCCTAatttttagcttctttttttatcaatttatttataaattaaacttttgattgaacataattttgattgATTTGATAGATTTGGATGTTGGATGTAATCTGAGCAACCTAATTTTGACTCAATTTTATGatgtctaattaaataagattGATTGGCCGATCATCGatagaattaaaaaattataaattttattttactatttctcatataatatattgataaatttttttatttataataattaatgtctaattatttttatagatattTATGTAATTATTCAAATGcatatgtttaaaattataaataatatttactttttctatgaaggcatgatttatattttatcatgattataattatcatatgagttttttttatactaattaatatttaataattattatgattattattttattattattaaactttttttaatataaattatattaaaggaTATTTACTGAATATCATTTGTAACTTATATCTCTAAGTCTAACTAACTAATAGCTAGCAAAGTGACTTAGGATGATAGACTAATGAGatacaaattataataattattttaatatttataaaaaatatattaaattatattttatattattatatttatcttatagttatcaaagtagtctaaataaataaattataaaattatattaaaagattaatcttaaatgatattaaaaaataatatttaaaataatatatataattagtagATTTAGATAGTCCTATATTTTATTTTCAACTAATAGAgtagaataatattattttgaatatcCTTGTAGTTTATAGTTATATATTCGATAATATTATTCAACTGATATTAGTCatccataaataattttaaataaatattaaatatatcaatattttataCGTGAAATATGTATGACATCAATAATTCATCTTATGCTTCTAATATCTTTATACTATATGGtttaaattatttagaataattaaAATATGTGTAATTCATTTTGGGCGTGCAGGGTCAAAATCTGGACGTTCATATTCTAAACTTTGATATAtgaatatttgattttaattattgatattaataattttttcataTAACTACGATTATAATTCTTATGCTTATTGTACGTGACAGCAATTCAAATCATGGATGCGAGATTATAAAAAGGATACCGAAAACCACATATCACCAACGTAGCATGAAATCCAAATCATAAAGCAAACCTACACGCATGGAGAGCCAACACACCGCGTTCATCATACGCTTGCAGATCAAATGAGCCAGGAAGAAGCGTCAGTGGCAGTTCTTGGGCAAGCTCAGCTTGCATTTGGCTGGGAGCTGCAAGGCGAACGTGCGGTTGATCCCCAGCTGCGGCAGCGCCGGCGAGTCCTCGTACTTACACAGGCATGCCAGGTCGGCCTTGCCGAGGGCGGCGCAGCACTTGGGCGACGGCTTCGCCGGTGACGCCCCGGTCATGGACGGCAGGCACGCGATCAGGCCTTCTTCGGTCATCTTACAGTGGCTCTCTGCCGCCGCCGCTAGGCCGCCGGCGGAGAGCAGGGCCAGGAGAACAAGAGAGAAAGCCACACCGTGGAGCGTCCTCGCCATTCTCTTCAACCTTTGGGAAGGCCGTGTGATTGCCGGTGCTTAACCGGGTTTAAATAGGGTCAGGAGTCTGGATCTCGTGAGTGTTGATTGGCAGTAATACGACTGTAGGAGGTTCACGGGGGCGAATCCTTATACGTTGTTTATGTGGTGCTGCCAGTGGCTGATGGCTTTTTTGATGGATTGATGTCAGAGCTTAGCTCGAGAATATAAACCTTTTCACTGCCCTATGTCTtctctttctttatttctttacAGTACAGAATATAAACATCTTTCCAAGTATATCATAAAGAAAAGTCAGCATAATTGACATGAATCCTTCCTGAATTAGTTCGATTAACGTGAATCAAAACCGGTTTAATTTAGAACCCAATTGAACGGACATTGAATTCGCTTTAGACTAGACCGGGAATCACCCGTTGGATTTGAAA is from Musa acuminata AAA Group cultivar baxijiao chromosome BXJ1-6, Cavendish_Baxijiao_AAA, whole genome shotgun sequence and encodes:
- the LOC135675401 gene encoding putative lipid-transfer protein DIR1; this translates as MARTLHGVAFSLVLLALLSAGGLAAAAESHCKMTEEGLIACLPSMTGASPAKPSPKCCAALGKADLACLCKYEDSPALPQLGINRTFALQLPAKCKLSLPKNCH